In Chryseobacterium shigense, the following proteins share a genomic window:
- a CDS encoding beta-mannosidase — translation MNKSILLAFLFIQGIMVAQMTKRSLSSEKWQFKNTQENNWLPAKIPGTVHLDLMNNRMIPDPFKDENEKKVQWIENEDWEYQTSFNISSKELNNEHIDLVCNGLDTFSEIYLNEKLLKKTDNMFRKWEIPVKELLKEGNNELRIIFRSAVKEGKELAKKVPFTMPESPRSFVRKAQYQFGWDWGPRLVTAGIWKDVNLEFWNKIKVGNIQFQQHSLTNTLAEVSFNMEIFADNEGEYTAWFNMNKGKYSFYLKKGLNKIAVPYKIKNPKIWQPNGWGKSQLLATRISLLTARGQIIYDTKVSYGLRTVELVQEKDTAGKSFYFKVNGKPLYAKGTNWIPGDSFSPRMTKEKYHQLIKDAKDANMNMIRVWGGGIYEDDEFYKACDENGILVWQDFMFAGSFYPADESFLNNVKEEIKDQVGRLQNHPSIALWCGNNEIDEAIVNWGYQKQFKYSKQDSLQVWKDYKKLFHDVIPNTLQTTLTPDKNIYWPSSPSVGWGHKESLTQGDSHYWGVWWGEQPFEIYNEKVGRFMSEYGFQGMPGVEAVKSMFSGTSDLSLQNPVIKAHEKNTRGWEIIGKYMERDYKVPSHFVKYNYISQLLQARGMKIAVEAHRRSQPYNMGTLYWQLNDCWPVVSWSSIDYLGNWKALHYQMKRSFEQQAILTEEKDGILNFYAVNDGVKSFNNITLEMRILNFQGKVLKQVMAVSKAEVLENILQFDPVKIKNLISESDRNKVFLQLTLKDKYGGILAVNQHFFSKPKELQLAKPVINIKKITSDEVEISTDVLAKDVYLMGEAHFSDNFFDLFPNTSKRIKLSKPLENIKMMSLWDTLQN, via the coding sequence ATGAATAAATCTATCCTTCTTGCTTTCCTCTTTATTCAGGGTATTATGGTTGCTCAAATGACAAAACGAAGCTTGTCTTCTGAAAAATGGCAGTTCAAAAATACACAGGAAAATAATTGGCTGCCTGCAAAAATTCCGGGTACTGTTCATCTTGATCTGATGAATAACAGGATGATTCCTGATCCTTTTAAAGATGAAAATGAGAAAAAAGTACAGTGGATAGAAAACGAAGACTGGGAATATCAGACCAGTTTTAATATATCATCAAAAGAACTGAATAATGAACATATTGACCTTGTTTGTAACGGCCTGGATACCTTCTCAGAAATCTATCTGAATGAAAAACTGCTGAAGAAAACAGATAATATGTTCAGAAAATGGGAAATCCCGGTGAAAGAACTTTTGAAAGAAGGGAATAATGAACTTAGAATTATATTCAGGTCTGCAGTAAAAGAAGGAAAAGAACTGGCCAAAAAAGTTCCGTTTACCATGCCGGAATCACCAAGAAGTTTTGTAAGAAAGGCTCAGTACCAGTTTGGCTGGGACTGGGGTCCAAGACTCGTCACTGCCGGGATCTGGAAAGATGTAAACCTGGAATTCTGGAATAAGATAAAAGTCGGGAATATTCAGTTTCAGCAGCATAGCCTTACAAATACACTGGCTGAAGTTTCTTTTAATATGGAAATCTTTGCAGACAATGAAGGAGAATATACAGCCTGGTTCAATATGAATAAAGGCAAATATAGTTTTTACCTTAAAAAAGGCCTCAATAAAATTGCTGTTCCCTATAAAATTAAAAATCCCAAAATATGGCAGCCTAACGGATGGGGGAAATCCCAACTGCTTGCTACAAGAATCAGCCTGCTCACTGCTAGAGGCCAGATCATTTATGATACCAAGGTTTCCTATGGGCTTCGCACGGTAGAACTGGTTCAGGAAAAAGATACAGCCGGAAAATCCTTCTATTTTAAGGTCAATGGAAAACCATTATATGCCAAAGGAACCAACTGGATTCCCGGCGACAGTTTTTCGCCCAGGATGACCAAAGAAAAGTATCATCAGCTTATCAAAGATGCCAAAGATGCCAATATGAACATGATCCGTGTGTGGGGTGGTGGTATTTATGAAGATGATGAATTCTACAAAGCCTGCGATGAAAACGGTATTTTGGTATGGCAGGATTTCATGTTTGCAGGAAGCTTTTATCCGGCTGATGAATCTTTTTTAAATAATGTAAAAGAAGAAATAAAAGATCAGGTCGGCAGGCTTCAGAACCATCCGTCCATTGCTTTATGGTGCGGAAATAACGAAATTGATGAAGCCATTGTCAACTGGGGCTATCAGAAGCAGTTCAAATACTCAAAACAAGATTCACTCCAGGTTTGGAAAGACTATAAAAAACTCTTTCATGATGTGATCCCAAATACCTTACAGACAACGCTTACTCCTGATAAAAATATCTATTGGCCAAGTTCACCGTCTGTTGGATGGGGACATAAGGAAAGTCTCACACAAGGAGATTCCCATTACTGGGGAGTTTGGTGGGGAGAGCAGCCATTTGAAATATATAATGAAAAAGTAGGCCGTTTCATGTCAGAATACGGTTTTCAGGGAATGCCGGGTGTTGAAGCTGTAAAATCCATGTTTTCCGGAACGTCCGATCTCAGCCTTCAGAATCCTGTGATTAAAGCCCATGAAAAGAACACAAGAGGATGGGAAATCATTGGGAAGTATATGGAAAGGGACTATAAAGTGCCTTCACACTTTGTAAAATACAATTACATTTCCCAGCTTCTTCAGGCCCGTGGAATGAAAATCGCTGTTGAAGCCCATCGCCGCTCACAACCTTACAATATGGGCACATTATACTGGCAGCTGAACGACTGCTGGCCGGTAGTTTCCTGGTCATCCATTGACTATCTGGGGAACTGGAAAGCGTTACATTATCAGATGAAAAGGAGTTTTGAACAACAGGCCATTTTAACTGAGGAAAAAGATGGGATTTTAAACTTTTATGCTGTTAATGATGGAGTAAAGAGCTTTAATAATATTACGCTGGAAATGAGAATATTAAATTTTCAGGGGAAAGTTTTAAAACAGGTAATGGCAGTTTCGAAAGCGGAAGTATTGGAAAATATTCTGCAGTTTGATCCTGTTAAAATCAAGAATCTGATATCTGAATCTGACAGGAATAAAGTTTTTTTACAGTTAACTTTAAAAGACAAGTACGGGGGAATTCTTGCGGTTAATCAGCATTTCTTCTCAAAACCCAAAGAACTTCAGCTAGCTAAACCCGTTATCAACATTAAAAAAATCACATCAGATGAGGTTGAAATTTCCACAGATGTTTTGGCAAAAGATGTTTATTTAATGGGAGAAGCTCATTTCAGTGATAATTTCTTTGATCTTTTTCCCAATACTTCAAAGCGGATCAAACTTTCAAAGCCTCTGGAAAATATTAAAATGATGAGCCTTTGGGATACATTACAAAATTAA
- a CDS encoding AEC family transporter: protein MVNFVLIAVCIIAGMVFRATKSIHPDAHKGINTWILYLALPAVSFKYLPKVKWTTEMLFPIAATFLISVFCFFFMMFYSKSKGYSRRSRSTLELTSGYSNTSFIGFPLISAFYGESLLSIAIICDQTMFFALSTLGIIAAVKGGADPAK, encoded by the coding sequence ATGGTAAATTTTGTTCTTATTGCAGTGTGCATTATTGCAGGAATGGTATTCAGAGCAACAAAATCGATCCATCCTGATGCCCACAAGGGAATCAACACCTGGATTCTTTACCTTGCCCTGCCCGCAGTTTCCTTTAAATATCTGCCAAAAGTAAAGTGGACAACAGAAATGCTGTTCCCCATTGCGGCTACCTTTCTTATTTCTGTTTTCTGTTTCTTTTTTATGATGTTTTACAGTAAAAGTAAAGGCTATTCAAGGCGTTCCAGAAGTACATTGGAACTTACCAGCGGTTACAGCAATACATCTTTTATCGGTTTTCCGCTGATCAGTGCATTTTATGGTGAAAGTCTTTTAAGTATTGCCATTATCTGTGACCAAACCATGTTTTTTGCCCTTTCAACACTGGGAATTATAGCAGCGGTGAAAGGGGGAGCAGATCCGGCAAAGTAA
- a CDS encoding AEC family transporter, with amino-acid sequence MVLSQFIDFTVAEPFFDKLAATVSPLALFSVGLQLKFNGWKKLVPQMSTSMLYKLILAPAIVLGLALLFNIKGDVAKITVFEAAMPTVVTSSIIAEQFRLNTKLTNLIIGFSIIVGFLTSAVWYHITEILF; translated from the coding sequence TTGGTATTATCGCAGTTTATTGATTTCACCGTTGCAGAACCCTTTTTTGATAAACTGGCGGCAACAGTAAGTCCATTGGCATTATTTTCAGTAGGGCTTCAGCTGAAATTTAACGGATGGAAAAAACTTGTCCCCCAGATGTCCACTTCCATGCTTTATAAACTGATTTTGGCACCAGCCATTGTTCTTGGATTGGCGTTACTTTTCAATATAAAAGGAGATGTAGCCAAGATAACGGTGTTTGAAGCTGCAATGCCAACTGTAGTCACCTCAAGTATTATCGCAGAACAGTTCAGGCTGAATACCAAACTTACCAATCTTATTATTGGCTTCAGTATTATTGTCGGGTTCCTTACCTCTGCGGTCTGGTATCACATCACTGAGATTCTTTTTTAA
- the priA gene encoding primosomal protein N' has translation MQYAQIVLPLNLKGSFTYKIPEELMPVIQLGMRVLVPFGGKKIYTGIVFEIHHSTPESFVAKEIISILDDKPILPEEQISFWNWLSEYYLCGLGEIYRFAFPSSLKLESETYLKLRPNIKVDFENLDVNEMYLIQALEVRQLINLTDIEAFIPKKEIIRTINSLIDLQYIEIDEKIAEKYKAKEVAYVKISNEVLKNQNLTDILIKLNRAAKQKDLFLAILEKQTEHPDIPVKKSELFEDGYFGTSHFNGLADKGLVEEYHMQKDRIESYEGEIEELEELSEQQKEAKTEIDEAFEEGKNVLLHGVTSSGKTHIYLEKIEECIQEGKNVLFLLPEISLTKQITQRLEKKYGRQLGFYHQKLTDFERVEVWRRIKQNDIKILIGTRNSLFLPFQDLGLIIVDEEHDSAYRPREASPYFNAKDAALVLGNFYKAGVILGSATPSVESYYNARKDKIKYIFLNERFGNVNLPEYEIINFKEAQESKKVTGNFSLHLIDEIKKTLDQKNQAIVLHNRRGYANVIECETCGYVNYCSNCDVVMTYHKAANEMKCHYCGQRASKPRTCPKCHSENLNERGVGVEQIHEEVSKMFPNSEVDRMDVDSMRKKFAYEKLYEKIEEGETDIIVGTQMISKGLDFDHIELVAIPKADSLLYVQDFRAEERAYQLITQVSGRAGRVSGKGKILIQTYNPDHSVFQLIKMNNPAKIYKYILTERQKFHYPPFTKLIMIELKHRKEDKVNRASQFLGSVLRKYLPEECVLGPERAQIARLNNLYQFQIMLKLPRGKKYDEFKKMVLLSLNEFDEITAYQSIKKDVFVDF, from the coding sequence TTGCAGTACGCCCAAATTGTTTTACCACTTAATTTAAAAGGATCTTTCACCTACAAGATTCCTGAAGAACTTATGCCTGTAATTCAGTTGGGAATGCGGGTTTTGGTGCCGTTTGGCGGAAAGAAAATTTATACCGGAATTGTCTTTGAAATTCATCACAGTACACCGGAAAGTTTTGTTGCAAAAGAAATCATCAGTATTTTGGATGACAAACCGATTCTGCCCGAAGAGCAGATCAGTTTCTGGAACTGGCTTTCAGAATATTATCTCTGTGGTCTTGGTGAGATCTACCGTTTTGCATTTCCGTCCTCTTTGAAACTGGAAAGTGAAACCTATTTAAAATTGAGGCCTAATATTAAGGTTGATTTTGAAAATCTGGATGTCAATGAAATGTACCTTATCCAGGCATTGGAAGTGCGCCAGCTCATCAATCTTACCGATATAGAAGCGTTTATTCCGAAAAAAGAGATTATCAGAACGATCAACTCCCTGATTGACCTGCAATATATTGAAATTGATGAAAAAATAGCTGAAAAATATAAAGCCAAAGAAGTAGCCTATGTTAAAATCAGTAATGAGGTGCTTAAAAATCAGAATCTTACAGATATTCTCATAAAACTTAACAGGGCAGCGAAACAGAAAGATCTTTTCCTGGCGATTTTAGAAAAGCAGACGGAACATCCGGATATTCCGGTTAAAAAATCTGAACTGTTTGAAGACGGGTATTTTGGGACGTCCCATTTTAATGGACTTGCAGATAAAGGCCTTGTTGAAGAATACCACATGCAGAAAGACAGGATCGAAAGTTACGAGGGCGAAATTGAAGAACTGGAAGAACTTTCCGAACAGCAGAAGGAAGCTAAAACTGAGATTGATGAAGCTTTTGAAGAAGGGAAAAATGTGTTGCTGCACGGTGTTACTTCCTCAGGGAAAACACACATTTATCTGGAAAAAATTGAAGAATGCATTCAGGAAGGTAAAAATGTTCTGTTCCTGCTTCCTGAAATTTCACTGACCAAACAGATTACCCAAAGATTAGAAAAAAAATACGGCCGGCAGCTCGGTTTCTATCATCAGAAATTAACGGATTTTGAACGGGTCGAAGTTTGGAGAAGAATTAAGCAGAATGATATTAAAATCCTTATCGGAACCCGTAATTCACTGTTTCTGCCTTTTCAGGATCTTGGGCTCATCATTGTAGACGAAGAACACGATTCCGCGTACAGACCGAGAGAAGCATCCCCTTATTTCAATGCAAAAGATGCAGCGCTCGTTTTGGGGAACTTCTACAAAGCCGGTGTGATTTTGGGATCTGCAACACCTTCTGTAGAAAGTTACTACAACGCCAGAAAAGATAAAATAAAATATATTTTCCTGAATGAAAGATTTGGGAATGTGAATTTGCCTGAATATGAGATCATCAATTTTAAAGAAGCCCAGGAATCCAAAAAGGTTACCGGAAATTTCTCTTTACACTTAATTGATGAGATCAAAAAAACACTGGACCAGAAAAACCAGGCCATTGTGCTTCATAACCGCCGTGGCTATGCCAATGTAATAGAATGTGAAACCTGTGGCTATGTTAATTATTGCTCAAACTGTGATGTTGTAATGACCTATCATAAGGCAGCCAATGAAATGAAATGCCATTACTGCGGACAGAGAGCCTCAAAACCGAGAACCTGCCCGAAATGCCATTCGGAAAACCTTAATGAAAGAGGAGTGGGAGTAGAGCAGATCCATGAAGAAGTATCCAAAATGTTCCCTAACAGTGAAGTGGACCGTATGGATGTTGATTCCATGCGTAAAAAGTTTGCCTATGAAAAGCTGTATGAAAAAATAGAAGAAGGAGAAACAGACATTATTGTAGGAACACAGATGATATCCAAAGGACTTGATTTTGACCATATCGAGCTTGTGGCTATTCCTAAAGCAGATTCCTTGTTATATGTTCAGGATTTCAGGGCAGAAGAAAGAGCTTACCAGCTGATTACCCAGGTTTCGGGAAGAGCCGGAAGGGTTTCCGGGAAAGGAAAGATTTTAATTCAGACCTATAATCCGGATCATTCCGTTTTTCAGCTGATCAAGATGAACAATCCTGCAAAAATCTATAAATATATCCTCACCGAACGTCAGAAATTCCATTATCCGCCGTTTACAAAGCTGATTATGATCGAGCTGAAACACAGAAAAGAAGACAAAGTAAACCGGGCTTCCCAGTTTTTAGGATCTGTTTTAAGGAAATATCTTCCGGAAGAATGTGTCCTGGGCCCGGAAAGAGCGCAGATTGCAAGGCTTAATAATTTATACCAGTTCCAGATTATGCTTAAGCTTCCCCGCGGGAAAAAATATGATGAATTCAAAAAAATGGTGTTATTAAGTTTGAATGAATTCGATGAAATCACTGCTTATCAAAGTATTAAAAAAGATGTTTTTGTGGATTTTTAA
- the dacB gene encoding D-alanyl-D-alanine carboxypeptidase/D-alanyl-D-alanine-endopeptidase: MVNYRKYISGVAVLASGFFLAQSTVSTVLYSQAYENQKNTLNLPSPVTSVAERTVLSAKELVDINVNTMMADPVLKNANWGFVVYDPKTKKVISSYNENTPLVPASTTKLLTTETALSLLGENYRWITQLEYSGTIDENGTLNGNLYVVGSGDPSLGTNKAGAWSYRDIISDFMGGLSREGIRKVNGDIIIQTALFKGNITRLPENVVWLENNNYYLPVGTTREINPANEKLIMKKSGLVSDKKYFYMSPYANQMVYADKYEGDGILTTKLPDAPAYLANTFRTTLVKSGIAVTGKVTPRMTDATPESRKLVSAYKSPTLGDIIFYTNQHSDNSLAEALLKTAGFQKLGDQTSESGRIVVTSHLKDESFDMIGLNYMDGSGLSRSNNVTPISQVKFLTSLMNEKYYKTYFTSLPVGGQSGTLKRMFIGAGNGQVFAKTGTLNKVKTLAGYLKTNSGKTLVFSLMVNNYSGSVDMVKKRMEKILEPALDL, encoded by the coding sequence ATGGTAAATTACAGAAAATATATTTCAGGTGTAGCGGTATTGGCTTCTGGGTTTTTCCTTGCCCAATCTACCGTTTCTACAGTTCTTTACTCACAGGCTTACGAAAATCAGAAGAATACTTTAAACCTTCCTTCTCCGGTTACCTCAGTAGCGGAGAGAACGGTTTTGTCGGCCAAGGAACTTGTAGATATTAATGTAAACACAATGATGGCGGATCCTGTGCTGAAAAATGCAAACTGGGGATTCGTAGTGTATGACCCTAAAACGAAGAAGGTAATTTCTTCGTACAATGAAAATACTCCTTTAGTTCCGGCTTCCACTACAAAATTGCTTACCACGGAAACAGCACTGAGCCTTTTGGGCGAAAACTACCGTTGGATAACACAGCTGGAATATTCAGGAACTATTGATGAAAATGGAACTTTAAACGGAAATCTGTATGTTGTAGGCAGTGGTGACCCTTCTTTAGGAACCAATAAAGCAGGAGCATGGTCGTACAGGGACATTATTTCAGATTTCATGGGCGGACTTTCCCGTGAAGGTATCCGAAAGGTAAATGGTGATATTATCATTCAGACAGCGCTTTTCAAAGGCAATATTACAAGGCTTCCGGAAAATGTTGTATGGCTTGAAAACAATAACTATTATTTGCCTGTAGGAACTACACGTGAGATCAATCCTGCCAACGAAAAGCTGATCATGAAAAAATCAGGCTTGGTTTCTGATAAAAAATATTTCTATATGTCTCCGTATGCCAACCAAATGGTATATGCAGATAAGTATGAAGGAGATGGTATTTTAACAACAAAACTTCCCGATGCGCCCGCTTACCTTGCCAATACGTTCAGAACAACACTGGTAAAGAGCGGAATTGCCGTAACAGGAAAGGTGACCCCTAGAATGACGGATGCAACCCCGGAAAGCAGAAAACTGGTATCAGCCTATAAATCTCCTACATTAGGGGATATTATATTCTACACCAACCAGCATAGTGACAACTCCCTGGCAGAAGCATTGCTGAAAACCGCTGGTTTCCAGAAACTGGGCGATCAGACTTCAGAATCAGGAAGAATAGTTGTAACCAGCCACCTGAAAGATGAGAGCTTTGATATGATTGGCCTGAATTATATGGATGGAAGCGGACTTTCCAGAAGCAATAATGTAACGCCGATTTCCCAGGTAAAGTTCCTAACCTCTTTAATGAATGAAAAATATTACAAAACTTATTTTACTTCATTACCGGTTGGCGGACAGTCCGGAACACTGAAAAGAATGTTCATAGGTGCAGGAAACGGACAGGTTTTTGCCAAAACTGGAACTTTAAATAAAGTAAAGACTTTAGCAGGATACCTGAAAACCAATTCAGGAAAAACCCTGGTGTTTTCTTTAATGGTAAACAATTATTCAGGATCTGTAGATATGGTAAAGAAAAGAATGGAAAAAATTCTTGAACCGGCTCTGGATCTCTAA
- a CDS encoding M1 family aminopeptidase, translating into MRKFYLLILSFLISQQFYGQVQDQNIEIKGLIAKEMKSFANKMTAYNINPNTLNYDLQYQRMNVTLDPAVYNIAGSVTSHFKPNQNMSSIYFDLTDNMIVSQVQYHGSSITFQQLPTKEIKIDFPASVPANTLDSLTIHYSGAPTPGNAFSTTLQSGTPILCTLSEPYGAQDWFPTKQSMNDKIERFDFKITTPSQYNVAANGKLMSETTLPGNQKLTFWRTAYPTAAYLIALSITNFVKINDTMGNPPFPFVNYIYPSTNADAASMANIEWTKQVMNTFETYFGPYPFRNEKYGHMQFKFGGGMEHQTMSSMGSWSKGLIAHELAHQWFGDKVTCGAWNDIWLNEGFATFGAILANEKLLMTNAEFKNFLLGEINNITSSPNGSTYVPDAGLSNVSRIFDNRLTYAKGAYILRMIKWILGDAAFYQALKEYHARPNLAYSYVKTIDFNASLLQSTGKDFTPFFNDWLYGEGYPAYTTKWRQIGNQILFKVSQTQSSPIVSFFEMPLPIKVNGTGGQTAYFVLNHTANNQGFLEAVPFPVASVEFNYEYQILEKNSTVIQDNTLSVSSVEKEDFALYPNPAKNELYIKGVNRPAEYSIYSIDRKLIRKAVYQPGKTVGISVLVPGSYLFTIDDKKIKFLKQ; encoded by the coding sequence ATGAGAAAATTTTACCTTCTGATTCTGAGCTTTCTGATCTCTCAGCAGTTCTATGGACAAGTGCAGGATCAAAATATCGAAATAAAAGGGCTCATCGCAAAAGAAATGAAATCTTTTGCGAACAAAATGACTGCTTACAATATTAATCCCAATACTCTAAACTACGATCTGCAGTATCAAAGGATGAATGTCACCTTAGATCCTGCGGTATATAATATTGCAGGTTCAGTTACTTCTCACTTCAAGCCCAATCAGAATATGAGCAGCATTTATTTTGATCTGACGGATAATATGATTGTTTCCCAGGTGCAGTATCACGGAAGCAGTATTACCTTCCAGCAGCTGCCTACAAAAGAAATAAAGATTGATTTTCCAGCTTCTGTTCCTGCCAATACACTGGATTCATTAACGATTCATTATTCAGGAGCTCCAACTCCCGGAAATGCTTTTTCAACCACTTTGCAGAGCGGAACACCTATTTTATGTACTCTGAGTGAACCTTATGGGGCACAGGACTGGTTTCCGACCAAACAGAGCATGAATGATAAGATTGAAAGGTTTGACTTTAAAATCACAACACCTTCACAGTATAATGTTGCGGCCAACGGAAAGCTGATGTCTGAAACAACACTTCCCGGCAACCAGAAACTTACTTTCTGGAGAACTGCTTACCCTACTGCGGCTTATCTGATTGCGCTTTCCATTACTAATTTCGTTAAAATTAACGATACGATGGGAAATCCTCCGTTTCCATTCGTTAATTACATATATCCGTCTACCAATGCTGATGCTGCGAGTATGGCCAATATTGAATGGACAAAGCAGGTGATGAATACATTCGAAACCTATTTTGGACCTTATCCTTTCCGTAATGAAAAGTACGGGCACATGCAGTTTAAGTTCGGAGGCGGAATGGAACATCAGACCATGTCATCTATGGGAAGCTGGAGCAAGGGTCTTATTGCCCATGAGCTTGCCCATCAGTGGTTCGGGGATAAAGTAACCTGCGGTGCCTGGAATGATATCTGGCTGAACGAAGGTTTTGCTACTTTCGGTGCTATTCTTGCCAATGAAAAGCTATTGATGACCAATGCAGAGTTCAAAAACTTCCTGCTGGGGGAAATTAATAATATTACCTCTTCTCCCAATGGATCTACCTACGTTCCGGATGCTGGCCTGTCCAATGTAAGCAGGATATTCGATAACAGGCTGACGTATGCAAAAGGGGCCTATATTTTACGAATGATTAAATGGATTCTTGGGGATGCGGCTTTTTACCAGGCGTTAAAAGAATATCATGCAAGACCGAATTTAGCTTATAGCTATGTTAAAACTATTGATTTTAACGCATCCCTGCTTCAGTCTACAGGAAAAGATTTTACACCGTTCTTCAATGACTGGTTATATGGTGAAGGTTATCCTGCCTATACTACAAAATGGAGACAGATTGGAAATCAGATTCTGTTTAAAGTTTCCCAAACGCAGAGCAGCCCTATCGTAAGCTTTTTTGAAATGCCGTTGCCTATCAAGGTAAACGGAACCGGTGGGCAGACTGCTTATTTTGTACTGAATCATACAGCTAATAACCAGGGGTTTCTGGAGGCAGTACCTTTTCCGGTAGCCAGCGTTGAATTTAATTATGAATACCAGATTTTAGAAAAAAATTCCACTGTAATTCAGGATAATACACTAAGCGTATCATCTGTAGAGAAGGAAGATTTTGCACTGTACCCAAATCCTGCAAAAAATGAGCTGTATATCAAAGGAGTTAACAGGCCTGCTGAATATTCAATTTATAGTATAGATAGGAAATTGATAAGAAAAGCAGTTTATCAGCCTGGAAAAACAGTTGGAATTTCAGTACTGGTCCCGGGGTCTTATCTTTTTACCATTGATGATAAAAAGATAAAATTTTTAAAACAGTAG
- a CDS encoding T9SS-dependent choice-of-anchor J family protein — translation MKKILLLLSLASGITAFSQVIFSEGFTTFSSLAGAGWTTTNQSSPLGASTWAQGGGTAFSGGGQAGGTTSFTLCNFNSTTGGTGTISNWLITPPITVKNGDVISFYSRKGGTNGSYADRLEFRLSDQGAASVAPSGAAGVGSYTNLAVSINPNLTNNTTVVDGYPLTWTQYSYTVSGLPADTSMRMAFRYFVTNGGPDGTNSNIVGVDTFAVTRTVLSTNEVSAQKSGLSVYPAITDRELNVSLKNNQQITGISIYDMSGKAVSSVKADVIDKSSSIVDVSGLSSGNYIIHILTKDSKYTSKFIKK, via the coding sequence ATGAAAAAAATTCTACTATTGCTGTCATTAGCTTCTGGTATCACAGCTTTCTCACAGGTTATTTTTAGCGAAGGATTCACTACCTTCAGTTCTTTGGCTGGAGCTGGCTGGACGACTACTAACCAAAGCAGCCCTTTAGGAGCCAGTACATGGGCACAGGGAGGAGGAACCGCTTTTTCAGGTGGTGGACAGGCAGGAGGAACTACCTCTTTTACCTTATGTAATTTTAACAGTACAACGGGAGGAACCGGGACTATTAGTAACTGGCTTATTACCCCGCCCATTACAGTGAAAAACGGGGATGTTATTTCTTTTTATTCAAGAAAAGGAGGAACGAATGGTTCATATGCAGACAGACTTGAGTTCCGTCTGAGTGACCAGGGAGCAGCATCAGTTGCACCTTCGGGAGCTGCCGGAGTAGGGTCTTACACGAATCTTGCAGTGTCTATCAATCCTAATCTTACCAATAATACTACCGTAGTAGATGGTTATCCGTTGACCTGGACCCAGTATTCCTATACCGTTTCGGGATTGCCTGCCGATACAAGCATGAGAATGGCTTTCCGTTATTTTGTTACCAATGGAGGTCCTGACGGAACCAATTCAAATATTGTAGGAGTAGATACTTTTGCAGTAACAAGAACGGTTTTATCAACTAATGAGGTAAGCGCTCAGAAATCCGGGCTTTCAGTTTATCCGGCTATTACCGACAGGGAACTGAATGTAAGCCTAAAAAACAACCAGCAGATCACAGGGATCTCTATTTATGATATGTCCGGAAAGGCTGTTTCTTCAGTAAAAGCAGATGTGATAGATAAGAGCAGTTCAATAGTAGATGTGTCCGGTCTCAGCAGTGGAAATTATATCATCCACATCTTAACGAAAGATTCAAAATATACAAGCAAATTCATAAAAAAATAA